The DNA window TAAAGTCGGGCTTTGAAGGAATTAGAAAATTTCTGGATGCATATTTGGATCACAGGAACGAACACGCAACGGAAGGCTTAAATCCGGCTTTTTTAGACGAGATGGACAGATTGGAGAAGGAGCTGGATCTACATTTTTTGCTTTCCGAAATTCCTGAAGCTCTCCGCCAGAGTCAGGATTGTATAGGCCGGATCAGCCGTATTGTAAAATCCGTTAAAGAGTTTTCTCATCCGGGGGCGAAAGAAAAACATCCGGTCAACATCAATAGAGCCCTTGACGATGTCTTGAACGTCTGTCGAAATGAGTGGAAAAACATTGCCGAAGTAGAAAAAGACTACGATGAATCCCTTCCCTCGGTTCCCGCTTATCCCGATGAGCTCAATCAGGTGTTCTTGAACGTGATAATGAACGCCGTGCAGGCGGTTAAAGAGAAGGTGGGAGATAAACCGTCGGAACTCGGTACCCTGAGAATTGAGACGCGAAGGAAGGGGGAATGGTGTGAGATTCGTATATCCGACACCGGTGTGGGAATCCCTGAAGAAATCAGGGATCGAGTCTTTGAGCCCTTTTTTACTACCAGAGACGTAGGAAAAGGGACGGGACAGGGACTGGCCATAGCTCAGTCAATCGTTATGAACAAACACAAGGGCCAGATATTTTTCGAAAGTACCGTTGGAAAGGGAACCACTTTCGTAATACGCTTGCCTTTGAGGAGTGATAATGATTTCAGCGACGGAAACACTCAGTATATAGGCTAGTCTGACGCAAAGATTGCAGGGAGCAGGAGATTAGGCGGGATGGGGCAGAGCGAAAAAATATTGTTCGTCGATGATGAGCCCAATCTGTTGATGGCCGTAAAACGCAGTTTGCACAATCGGTTTTCGGTGGATACTGCCGAAAGCGGGAAGGAAGGGCTTGAAAAAATCAAGAAGCAGGGTCCATACGCCGTCGTGGTCGCCGACTTGAGGATGCCCATTATGGACGGCATCCAGTTTCTTACCCGTGTCAGGGAGATTTCTCCGGAGACGGTTCGTATGATGCTTACAGGATACGCCGACGTTACCACGGCCATTGAGGCAATAAACTCGGGTAATGTCTTTCGATTTCTTACGAAGCCCTGTGCTGTCGATGTGCTGGTGAAAAACCTGGAAGCAGGTCTCCAGCAGTACCGTCTCATAAGGGCAGAAAAGGAGCTTCTGGAGAAGACCTTAAAGGGCTGCATAGCCCTTCTTTCCGAGGTTCTTTCGCTGACAAATCCGGAAGCTTTTGGAAGGGCTTCCAGAATTGCCCGCTATGCCGTATGGATTGCCAGAGAAGTGGGCTATGGAGAGCTCTGGAAGGTGGAGACGGCAGCCATGTTATCCCAGCTTGGATGTCTCCTTGTCCCAGAGGAAACAATACTCAAAGTTTATCGGGGTGAGGAACTTGTAGGTGAGGAAAAACAGCTAATGGAGATGCATCCTTCTGTCGCGGCACATCTTATACGCCATATTCCGCGTCTTGAGGATATAGCCCGCATTGTGGCTTACCAGGAAAAGCATTATGACGGCTCCGGCATTCCCATAGACACTGTCAAAGGCGAAGAAATACCGATTGAGTCACGGATACTTAAGCTGGCAATTGACCTGGAAAAGCTCGTCAGTGCAGGCCATCCCATAACCGAATCCTACCAGATCATGAGATCATGTTCAGGCGTCTATGATCCTGCTTTAATGCCCGGCCTTGCCCGGATTGTTAACATTCAGGCTAACTACAAAAAGAAGAGCCTTTATCTTAAAGAACTCAGGGGAGGCATGATTGTCGCCGGAAGCGTTTATTCCAGCGATGGAAGACTTTTGATTAGAGAGGGTCACGAGATCACGCCTGTGATTTTACAGCGGTTGAGAAATTTTGCAGCTACAGTCGGGGTAAACGAACCCATTGAAGTTTACGTTCCTCAGCAATCCTCTGATAGGTCTCCAAACTGAGGCTGGCGGTTTCAAAGGGAAATGCGATATTTTTTTATTTTACGCCAGAGCGTGGTTCTGGGTAGTCCCAGTATTCTGGAAGCAAGGCTTTTGTTGTAGTTCGTCTTTTTCAGAACCTTTTCAATGTAGCGTTTTTCCATTTCTTCCAGGGTTATCATGTCCCGGAGGTCAAGAGGTTGTAGTTCAAGATGCGATAAGTCAGGCGGCAGGTCGTCGAGGGTTATGAGCTCAGAGTCGGCCAGGGCCACAGCCCTTTCTATGATGTTCTCAAGTTCCCGAACGTTTCCGGGGTAATCGTAGCTGAGCAGAAGACTCATGGCTTCTGGAGCCACTCCCCTGACCCTTTTCCCAAAAGCTTTTGCGTACTTTTCGATCATATATCTTACCAGGACGGGTATATCTTCTTTTCTTTCAGACAGTGGGGGAAGAGATATGGATACCACATTTAGCCTGTAATAAAGATCTTCCCGAAAACGCCCGGATTCCACTTCTTGTTTGAGATCCTTGTTGGTTGCCGCAATTATTCTTATGTCAAGCTTTATCGGGGTCGTTCCTCCAACGCGGAGTATCTGTTTGTCCTGTAGAACGTGTAACAGTTTCACCTGCATACTGGGCGGCATCTCTGCAATTTCGTCGAGAAATACGGTGCCCCCGTCGGCGGTTTCAAGCAGACCGATTTTTCTCTCTATAGCTCCTGTGAAGGCTCCTTTCTCGTACCCGAAGAGTTCACTGCTGATGAGTTCTTCGGTAAAACCGCCACAGTTAAAACACACGAAGGGTTTTTCACTCCTTTGACTTAGCCTGTGAATGGCCCGTGCAACCAGTGCCTTTCCGGTACCGCTGGCGCCCTGGATGAGAACGTTGCAGTCAAGAGGCGCAACCTTTTTTATTACCGAAAAGACTTCCTGCATCGGTCTGCTGGTGCCTATGATCCCGTCAAAGGACGAACTCGTTGTAATCTCCCTCTTAAGCCTTATATTTTCTTCCTGGACCGATATGCGCTCAAGAGCCCTTCGAACCAGGTGCCTTATTTCCGGGAGCCTGATGGGCTTGGTCACATAGTGAAACGCTCCCTCTTTGATGGCTTCAACGGCGTTGTTTATAGAGCCGTAACCGGTAATGATGATTACCTCGGTATGAGGCTTCTGTCTCTTGATATGCCTCAAAATGCTCATTCCATCACCGTCAGGCAATCTTAAATCCAGAAGCACTACGTCGAAATCGACGTGAGAAAGCCTCTGACAAAAGGACTTTGCAGATAGGAAGGTCTCCACCTCGTGACCCTCCCTGGATAGGGCCGATTCTAGCCTTTTGCAAACAAGCTGTTCATCGTCAACTATCGCTATTCTTCTGACTATCATCCTCACACTTGCCTGATTTGCATTTCTTTAAAAATACCGAAAAGGTTGTACCCTTTCCCACTTCACTTTGAACTTCTATATGACCTCCGTGTTTTTTGACAAGAGAATAGGTCACAGAGAGCCCGAGTCCCGTTCCCCGACCCACACCTTTGGTCGTATAAAAGGGGGTAAAAATGTGTTTTAAGTCTTCCGGTTTAATCCCTTTGCCGTCGTCAATTACGTCAACCCTTACGTATTCATCCGATTCTTCCGAAGCACTGACAATTATGGATCCGGAGTTCTCGATGGCCTGTATGGCATTCAGAAAGAGATTCAAAAATATTTGCTGAAGGCTTCTGAAATGTCCCAAAACTTGAGGAAATTGCTCGGGGATATTCATTTCAAATCGAATACCGGCAAGCATGATCTGGTTTTTCACAAGCCTGTAGGTTTTGTAAATTACCTCTCGCAGGTCCAGACAACTGAGGCTCAGCTTTTCGGTCCTCGAAAAATCAAGAAGATTTTTGACAATGTCTGCCGCACGTTCCGCCTGCTGAATTATGTCGAAAACCAGCTCCCGAACCTCTATGGGCAAATCATCGGCGTATTCCTCAATGAGGGTGTCTGCACAGAGGCAGATGTTGTTTAAAGGATTGTTAAGTTCGTGGGCAATGCCTGCAGTAAAGGTCCCTATGGCGGCTATCTTTCTGGACTGTATCAGAGCTTCCTGGTTTATTTCCAGCTCACGGGCCATGCTGTTAAAGGCCTTTATCAACCTTGATATCTCATCGTTTCCCATCCAGGAACCGGGTATGGGGCTGAAATCTCCGTGGGCAACCCTTTCGGTCGTGTCTTCTATAAGGCGAAGCGGTTTTAACAGCCGCTGAGATACAAGGTTTATAGTTAGCGTTGCCACTATTACAAAAACCCCGAGAAAAACAAAGGGCAGGGCGGCGGTCCGCCTGAAAGATTTGTGAATCATCTCTCGCTTTCTTCTGACCAGTTCATTTGCCGTGTCAACCAGTTGCTTGCCCAGATCTCGGAGCTCATCGGGTGATTCAAGAATTATGTTTTTGTCTATCCGCCCTCTTTCGATTATCTCCGAATACCTGCCGAGCTTGCTTACCAGAGTCTTATAAGTGCCCGATCCCATTACCCTGTCGATGTCAGAGGCAAGCTCATGAACCGTTTTTAAGGTATCCTGCAGGTACAGAAACCCTTCTTCCAGGTTTCGTGGGTCTCCGTAAAGAAGGAAGTTTTTCTCATATCTCCGTACTTCCAGTATGTCGTTGAGAAGATCTTCAAATTTCTGCGTCATAAGAAGCATGTGGCTGATATTCATTATCTGCCACACATAGATAAGACTGACGCTACAGGCGAACAACAGGCTTACAACGGTAATAAAAAGAATCTTTGCCCTGATAGTTCTAAACATTTCAGCCTCTTACGCTGCAGCCTACCTTAAAACCAGGACAGAGGTACGGCTGGTGCCGATAAAGTGTTCGATGGAGTCACGCTGAAAAAGGCGGTCCAGCAGCGATTTTTTCCCCATCCACAAGGCCAGCAGACCGTTCTGCACCCTCTCGGTTATAAACTTCTCAAAATCGTCAATCTCGGTGAAGCTACTCGATACATCAAGTCCCCTGTTTCTGTAATACCCGTAAATTTCGTCGAACCAGGCGTAAACATCGCGCTTGACCCCTCCACCTTTGGTCAAAGCTATTATATTCAGCTTTGCGTTGTGAATCACTGCCATTTGATTTACCAACTCGAGAGATTCCTGCGTTATGGTGCTTTCATCAAGACAGGCGTGAATTTCGTTAATCGGTTCTTTTTCCTTTACGAGCAACACGGAGCAGGGCAGTGTATTAACCAGCTTTCTGGGGAAAGCAGGATCGTCTTGCCATAGGCATTCAGGGCCGTAAGTGCAACCCAGCACAACCAGACTAACTCCTTCTTCGTCCACGGCAGAGAGAACTTCTGCTACGGGCTGGCCGAATCTGATCTTTACCCTCAGGTCCTTGAGCCTTCCCCGACAGACCTTGATCTGTTCGTAATGCCCTTCTTCAACACAAAACCACTCGTATCGGAAGTCGTTATCCCTGTATGGGCATTCTTCTGGCTTCCAGTGTTCCATGAAGCGTTGGCGATACCTTTCGAGGGCATCGATCAAGGGATGTTCAAAGCCGAGATCGAACAATCCGCCTTTGCATCCCCTTTTTGGAATTAACTGACGAGGCAATATCCCCAGCATCGTGACATCTGAGAAGGTATTCTCGGCCACATGGGTTAATTCGTCGAGCGCATACAAACTGTACTCATGCTGATCGGCCACGAAAAGTATTCTCATGGTAAACCCTCCTTTAAGACTAATGTTTTTCACAACGACCTGTACCCGGGCCAGCTGATGATTATTTCAGGGACAACCAGATACGAAGATCAGGTAATCGGGAATTCATCGTTAAAACGGCTGCTCTACGCACCGGTATCCTGTAAGGCTTCCTGCCGGAGCTTTTTTTCCGCTCTTCGAACGATTTCGTAAATTTCGCTGAGCTTGAAAGGCTTTGCAATAAAGTCAAATACACCTTTCTGGAAAGACTGCCTTGCCGTTTCCATGGTGGCAAATCCCGTGATCACTATTACTTGAGTGGCAGGCGATTTCTCCTTTACACGGGTAAGAAAGGTCATACCGTCTATGCCTTCCATTTTGAGGTCAGTAATAACAATGTCAAAATCTTTCTCCATAACCCGTTCCATGGCCTTGGAACTGTCCGTAAAAACCTCCACTTCGTATCCGTTTTTTTCCAGGTAAGGCTTAAGCCGCTTGCAGACTATTGGTTCATCGTCCAGAACCAGTATTGTAGTTTTTTGCCTGACATCCATGTTCGCCTCCTTTTACTTTCGTTAAACTGTGCAAAGTTTCAACAAACCTGTCGGCGTAGTGAAAAATCAGCGCATCCGAGTCCATCTGAGTATCCAGTTGACGGGTGTAGCCGATGAGAGCTCCCAGGATTTTCATGCGCTCGTACATCTGTGACCTGTTCAACTTCTTGACCCTACCGACTATCAGATCTCCTCTTACTTCAGTCACAAAGTCAAAGGTATCAAGAATGTGGCCAATACATCTGGCCCGTCGGGATTTACGCACATCGTCGGTGACTCCTCCTGCAAATCTGAAGTAAATGTAGTTGTCGTTCTGATTTTCGGTAATATAAGCGTCGACAATGTTGAAATGATAACCCAGGCGTAAGTTCAGGTTCATGTAATCCCTTGAGATCACAACGAGGTTTCTTCCTATCTGATCGGGGGCCGCCACATTGTAGGAGAAAGTTTTCGTAACGCTTGACATCAAACTGCCGAAATCCACTTCAACCGGTTCTGTGCTCCATATACCGGGTAGCAACAGACCTTCCAGCAGAGCACTTAGCGGAGTGCACGCTATGTCCCCGGGGCTTATTTTAGACGGCAAAGGCTGCGATTGGTGAAGTCCTCCGCCTATGTCGACGACAAAAAGACCAAGTGGAATGGGCAATACCAGCATCCTGGGTCTGGATCCCACCTCGTGAGGATAGGTCTCGCTTATTCTGATTATCTCATCGACTGCTTTTTCATGGACATATCTCGTTATGTCGTGATAAGTCCTGCAGCGTTGGGGAATGAAGTCGGAACTCTGGGGATCCAGCAGGGTCAGGGGGCTCATTTTCTTCAGTACCCTGCGCAGTAGCCTGTATTCATAGGATTCTTCAAATACCGTTTCCTCTGTCAGCTCCTGCAGGCATAGCTCGTTTATCACGCCCCTGAAGACCGCATTTTGAGTAGTATCTAAGGTTATCTCCATTCCGGTTTTCAGGACCTCGGTGGCACTTTCGGTCCCAACGAGCATTGGGATACGAAATTCCCTGGCAATGGTAGCCAGATGACCCGTTGGCGATCCGTAATCGGCAATTATACCTCTTATATGTCTGATCAATCTGGCAAGGCGGGGCGATGTATGTCGAACAACGAGAATTGAGCCGTGAGGGACTTGATCCATCTTATCCAGATCCTCCAGTACGAAAACCCTGCCTGCAGCCACACCCTGATGGACGATTGCTCCCTTGCCCGACATGATGACCGGTGCCGAAAGTAAAAGAGTCGCCAGGTCACAGCCGTTGGGTTTTTCCGGCTTACTTATTATCAGAGGTCGAGCCTGCAAGATGTATAAGCTGCCGTCTCGATCCAGAGCCCATTCAATGTCTTGGGGCCTTTTAAAGTAACGCTCTATAAGCATCCCCATATCGGCCAACCTGCTCAATTCAGGGGAATGAAGGCAGGGTTCATATTGTTGCTCCTCCGGTACATCTCTCCACTCAACGCCACCTTCATCAACCGCCACGAGCTGAGATTCCTTCTTGACTATTCTCATCGAGATGACCGAGTAGGGTGCCGTCCTGTCAACGGTGAACTCATCTGCACGGCCACGCCCTTCCACAACAGACGGCCCTAACCCCCATGAAGCACTGATACGCATAACCCCCTGAGCAGGGTTGAGAGGATCAAGGGTGTACAGTACGCCGCTACACCTGGGATAAATCATAACCTGACAGAGTACGGCAATGAGAGATTCATGTTCCTTAATCCCTTTTCGAAAACGGTATGTGAGGGCTTCATAGGAGTAAAGGCTGGAAAGTACATCAAAGTAAGCATCCAGAATTGCATTTTTCCTGACGTTCAGGACACTTCTGAGAATACCTGCGAAGCTATGTTGAGAATCTTCAAGCCAGGCACTGCTTCTAACGGCAAAAAAGGGCCTCGTTGTACCGGTTTTTTCGGTCACTTCGTTTACTGCCTTTTCTATTTCTCCACTCAAGCGCTTCGGTATCTTGGCGTCCATAATCAGATGCTTTAAGCGTTTTGTTCTCTCGAGCAACTTTCTTTCTTCGCCACGGTCGAACAGTTCTCGCAATTCCTGTACGATGCCGTCAATTTCAAGGCTTTCCGTGATTTCCTGGAATGCTTTTGTTGTGATAACGAAGCCTTCGGGTGTTGGGAGTGACAGGACATTCTTTATTTCTCCCAGATTGGCCGCTTTCCCGCCTGCTTCGTCGGCTGAATCCCTGGTTATGAGGTCCAGAGGCAGTACATAGGCGGTATGAGCTATGATTGGACGACCTGCCAGCTCTTCTTCGATTTCCCGGCGGATCCTTTCGTAGGCTTCATAAAGTGCATGGTATCGTCGCTCTCCGAGCAGGTTCAGGTTGTAAATGAGCTTGTAAACCTCATCGCCTACTGCCTCGCACATGGAAATTATATATTGCCGGTCGAAGACATATTCACCGCCCAGTTTTTCTCCCATGTCGGCAATGAGCTCCAGGATTCGGTTGTTCTGCTTCAAAATGGTGCGAAAGGTATCGAAAATAACCGCAAAAGGATAGGGCGGCCTCTTTTTTCTGACTCTGACCAGCCTGGACAGAAGCCTTTTTACTATGGTCATGGCCTGTACTACCCCACAGGGGCTTAAGGGTTAGTGTGATCCTCCTTTTCCGCCGAAAAGGAAGCCCATCAGGAGTCCTGCAAAAACCGCAATCACCGTAGCCAGAATCCCGTAAAGGGCAGAGTGGTTAAAGGCCAGAGCGGCCAGGATCGCCGGAAACCCCGTCAACCTGACCTCAATTGGTCGTTCAAGCACCTGCCCAACCTTGCCTTCTGACAGGACATAAACCTGGAGTTTGTAATGACCAGGGGCAAGCCTGGAAGGCAGATGAACTCTGGCGAAGAATTGCCTGTTTCCGCCGCTCGCCCCTCCAAAGCTTATCGTTCCCACATTTTCGCTATAAAGACCTTCACTTTTTTTCAGCTTGAGGAACTCGTTGAATAATAGCGAACGATCAACCTCCGATTCCGTTTCTATCGTTATTTTATCTCTGAGACTTTTCAAACCAAGCCGTTCCGCAAGCTCAGCACTTGACGCATAAACTATAACGGTGCCCGGAGCGCCCTTAAAAGTGACCGTGTCCATGTTCATCCATAAAAGTCCAAAGATTTTCCCTTTTCTTTTAAGATGGAACTCCTGTGGCGAACCTATGAATCTTACGGCAACATTGGCATCCTCGGGAACGTAACCCGATACGGCTATATAAGTGCCGTGATAAAAAGCATCTATATTGATTATTTCGGGCGTTACCGTGAAATTTTCCAGGGCTTGCACACTCCCCCCGAAAAGAAAGGGGAGAAAAATACACAGAAAGACGGCCTGTCTGATTTTTCGAACCATTTAGTGTCCTCCTTTGTAAGCAAGCATGATGTCCGGTGGCAGCAGAAGTCCCAGCAACATTTTCACCATCACGAGAAGAACGAGGATTGCAAGGAAGATCTTTAACTGCTCTCCCCTAAGGCGCTTACTTATTCGGGCGCCGAACTGTGCCCCCACCGTTGATCCCAGCAGGAGGAATAGAGCCAGCATAAAATCAACCGTATGATTGAGATAAGCCTGCATGATGGTAACGTTCACGCAGGTAAAAAGTATTTGAAACAGGCTTGTACCCACTACCACATGCATGGGCATCCTGAGCAGGTAAACCATGACCGGAACCATGATAAATCCACCACCAACGCCCATAATAGCTGCAAGGATTCCCACAAAGGTTCCGAGACCCAATGGAAGCAGGACTGAGTGTGTGACTCCTGATTTTTCAAAATGAACCTGCCAGGGTAACTTCCTGATCAGCTCAGCGTAACGGGATCTTGAGGGTTTTGAGGGGGTGGTGACCATGGACGGTGCAGGCTTTCTCATTGCTTTGAGACTGTCCTGAAACATATAGGTTCCGATAAATCCGAGCATAATGACGTAGGTTATCTTTATCAGAAAGTCGGCATTTCCCAGGTGACGTAATATTTTGATGACCTGCACTCCGAGGGTTCCACCCAGTATTCCGCCTATGAGAAGAAGAGATCCCATTTTGAAATCCACATTGCCGAGCCTGAAGTGGGCCAATGTGCCTGAGGTCGAAGCCCCAACTATCTGATTAGAATCGGAAGCGGCTGCGACCGTTGGGGGAATGCCGATCATAATAAGAAGAGGCGTCATTAAAAATCCGCCTCCCACTCCGAAAATCCCGGACAGCAACCCAACTATTAAGCCCAGACCCAGTACCAGAATAACATTGATGGCATTCCCGGCTATGGGTAAGTACATGTAAAGACCCATCGTTACACCTCTCAGGAAGATTTTATTGTTTCATTCTGGAACGCACAAATTCAACTCTACAGCCTGTAACACGCTGAACCTGCACGGCGGCAGACAGAATTTCTTCGTTTTCCACAAAAGGCCACACCACTGAATTCACGTTATGTTCCACAATGAAACGTATCACCTCCCTTCTAACGTCACCCCAGACAATAAAGTATTCGACGTTGATCCCGTTAAGGCGCTGCTCGTCAATTAAAGGCTCAATCCTGGACCGAATTTCCGATTCCAGAAGGCAATCTGAATCTTCCTGCAGAACCACAAGCACAAGCACCGCCGCCGATGTTCTGGCGGCAAACTCACAGGCCCTTACGAGAGTCTCCCTAAGAAGTTCTTTTCCGTTTATTACCGCAAGAATCCTGTCCTCCATCTCCGCTGCCTCCATTGGGGTGAAAATCAAGAATTGTTCCAGTGGGAATAACTTATTGCATTGACTGGGATTTCTTTAAAAGGTATTGAAGTTTTTGCCCTATGTGGGGTTCGCTTATGTTTCATAATGAAACCTATCAGCCCTCTTCGAGGTGATTTAAATGGGATCCTGTAATTCCAGAATCTTCGTAAGTGTGGATGATGGAGTCCGACTTGAAGCCTCCTTCCGTGTCGGATCTCCCCTGGAAGCCGTTCTAATATGCCACCCCCATCCACTTTACGGTGGAGACATGGACAACAATGTGGTGCTGGCGATAGAGGATGCCTTCCTGTCTTGTGGTTTTAGCACTCTGAGGTTCAATTTTCGTGGTGTGGGCATGAGTACGGGCGTGTATTCCGGAGGATCTGGGGAAGAGCTTGATGTTCTTGCCTGCTATAGATTCCTTAAGAACAGAGGAGTTGGGGAAATATGGGCTGCAGGATATTCTTTTGGAGCCTGGGTGCTTGCAAGGATAATGGATCGTGTGAAAGACTGGGCGGGGATGGTACTTGTGTCGCCCCCCGTCGATTTCATGGCGTTTCCGGGTTTTTCAGAACCCTCTTTTCCGACTCTGGTTCTTTTCGGATCAAAAGATCCCTACTGCTCACCCCCGTCTCTTGCAAAATGGATCGGGGATGTAACTGAAAATGTTGAAAAGCTCATGGTGGAAGGAGCAGACCACTTCTACGTCGGGCATGGTGGGTCTATTGCTGAGGCAATTAAGAAGTTCCTCGATGAGCATAAAAAAAGGAGAATCATTAACAAAGTCCGTTAGAACAGATCATTCCAACATTGGCTTTTTACAGGCTTGACAGACCTTTGCGCCTCTTTATACTCATGCCGCCAGTCTAAAATTTTGGAGATAAAAATGATGCGCATCAAACTGGAAGATATACCGAAAGAAGGTAAGCAGCTTGTTTTTTTATGGGGACAGGAATCAATCCAGTCATTCCTGGCTCCAAAAGATCCCCATGGAATTGCCATTCCCGATCCTCTGAGTGTGGAGATTTATCTGTTCAGGAAGGCTTCTCAGGTTCACGTTACGGGAAGTATTCGTGGGAAACTGAACATGGTGTGTCACCGCTGCCTTGAGTCCTTTTCCTTTCCTCTGGAAATATCTGTAGAAACTTTTCTACAGAGGAAGCCCACATATTTGAAAGAGGATGAAGTGGAGCTGAGCGAGGAGGACCTCCTGTGGGAATTTTTTGACGGCGACGAAATAGATGTGGATCTTCTCGTAGCCGAGGAAATATTTCTCAGCCTCCCTCAGGTGCTTCTCTGTAGCGAAGACTGTAAGGGTCTGTGTCCCGTGTGCGGGAAAAATTTGAATATCCAGACATGTTCGTGTAAAAGAATGGAGTTTTCGCCTTTCGAGACTTTGAAAGAACTGAGGGATTCTTTTTCGTCCTGAGATATTTTTTAGAACGGAAAGGAGATTATGCTATGGCGGTACCAAAAAGGAGAACATCCAGATCTAGAAGGAACAACAGGCGGTCTCATGATGCCATTTCTGCGCCGGCCCTTTATCTCTGTCCCAGGTGCAAGAGCCCCAAATTACCCCACAGGGTATGCCCGAACTGTGGAACTTATAGAGGTAGAGATGTGCTGAAGATTGAAGAAGAGTAGCTTTCTTCAACACCGGCTTTCGTTAAGGTGCGTATGGGTGTTGAGATTGGCCGTGTTTTAGTCTAATAGTTTTTTGTCTCCCGCCGTGGGTGATGGCGGAAGCTATTGTTAAAAAAACATCAAAGTTCCTTTAAGCCCGAGATGTCTTGTTTATTTCGGCAAGGGCTGTGATGAAATGTTTTGGCTTTGCGATGTGACCGACCTTCGCTTGAGTTCACGGGTTTTCGGGGTTTACGGGCCTTGAGGAGGCGGGAAGGTGGATTATTTTCTCACGGAAGAACAAAAAATTTTGCAGGAAATCGCTTACGAGGTAACGCGGGATTACATACGACCGGTCAGAGCAGAGCTGGATGAGGCGGAAGAGTTTCCCTGGGAGGTTTTAAAGGTTCTGGCGAAAACCGACCTTTTCGGCGTTTGTATTCCCGAAGAGTACGGTGG is part of the Thermodesulforhabdus norvegica genome and encodes:
- a CDS encoding TIGR02186 family protein, which codes for MVRKIRQAVFLCIFLPFLFGGSVQALENFTVTPEIINIDAFYHGTYIAVSGYVPEDANVAVRFIGSPQEFHLKRKGKIFGLLWMNMDTVTFKGAPGTVIVYASSAELAERLGLKSLRDKITIETESEVDRSLLFNEFLKLKKSEGLYSENVGTISFGGASGGNRQFFARVHLPSRLAPGHYKLQVYVLSEGKVGQVLERPIEVRLTGFPAILAALAFNHSALYGILATVIAVFAGLLMGFLFGGKGGSH
- a CDS encoding sulfite exporter TauE/SafE family protein, giving the protein MGLYMYLPIAGNAINVILVLGLGLIVGLLSGIFGVGGGFLMTPLLIMIGIPPTVAAASDSNQIVGASTSGTLAHFRLGNVDFKMGSLLLIGGILGGTLGVQVIKILRHLGNADFLIKITYVIMLGFIGTYMFQDSLKAMRKPAPSMVTTPSKPSRSRYAELIRKLPWQVHFEKSGVTHSVLLPLGLGTFVGILAAIMGVGGGFIMVPVMVYLLRMPMHVVVGTSLFQILFTCVNVTIMQAYLNHTVDFMLALFLLLGSTVGAQFGARISKRLRGEQLKIFLAILVLLVMVKMLLGLLLPPDIMLAYKGGH
- a CDS encoding universal stress protein gives rise to the protein MEDRILAVINGKELLRETLVRACEFAARTSAAVLVLVVLQEDSDCLLESEIRSRIEPLIDEQRLNGINVEYFIVWGDVRREVIRFIVEHNVNSVVWPFVENEEILSAAVQVQRVTGCRVEFVRSRMKQ
- a CDS encoding alpha/beta hydrolase, which gives rise to MGSCNSRIFVSVDDGVRLEASFRVGSPLEAVLICHPHPLYGGDMDNNVVLAIEDAFLSCGFSTLRFNFRGVGMSTGVYSGGSGEELDVLACYRFLKNRGVGEIWAAGYSFGAWVLARIMDRVKDWAGMVLVSPPVDFMAFPGFSEPSFPTLVLFGSKDPYCSPPSLAKWIGDVTENVEKLMVEGADHFYVGHGGSIAEAIKKFLDEHKKRRIINKVR
- a CDS encoding YceD family protein → MMRIKLEDIPKEGKQLVFLWGQESIQSFLAPKDPHGIAIPDPLSVEIYLFRKASQVHVTGSIRGKLNMVCHRCLESFSFPLEISVETFLQRKPTYLKEDEVELSEEDLLWEFFDGDEIDVDLLVAEEIFLSLPQVLLCSEDCKGLCPVCGKNLNIQTCSCKRMEFSPFETLKELRDSFSS
- the rpmF gene encoding 50S ribosomal protein L32, coding for MAVPKRRTSRSRRNNRRSHDAISAPALYLCPRCKSPKLPHRVCPNCGTYRGRDVLKIEEE